A part of Brassica rapa cultivar Chiifu-401-42 chromosome A05, CAAS_Brap_v3.01, whole genome shotgun sequence genomic DNA contains:
- the LOC103866482 gene encoding NDR1/HIN1-like protein 6, protein MADYPMKPVLQKPPGYRDPNTPSPQPPPPPPPVAARPQPPPMRKPAAGMPSSFRPKRKRGNCFKSCCCCVCITIVLLVFLFLIATAIFYLWFDPKLPTFSLSSFRLDGFKLSDDPDGSSLSAAAVARVEMRNPNAKLVFYYGDTAVDMSIGNGNDETQMGDTTINGFRQGPKNSTSVKVETAVKNMLVDRGLAKRLASKFQSKDLVINVVAKTKVGLGVGGMKIGMLAVNLRCGGVSLNKLDTDSPKCILNTLKWVNLK, encoded by the exons ATGGCAGATTATCCAATGAAACCAGTTCTTCAAAAACCACCAGGCTACAGAGATCCAAACACGCCCTCTCCTcaacctcctcctccaccacctcccGTCGCAGCCAGACCCCAACCACCACCCATGAGAAAACCCGCCGCCGGGATGCCTTCCTCCTTCCGACCAAAGCGAAAACGCGGAAACTGTTTCAAATCCTGCTGCTGCTGCGTCTGCATCACCATCGTCCTCCTCGTCTTCCTCTTCCTAATCGCCACCGCCATCTTCTACCTCTGGTTCGACCCCAAGCTCCCCACCTTCAGCCTCTCCTCCTTCCGCCTCGACGGCTTCAAACTCTCCGACGACCCCGACGGCTCCTCCCTCTCCGCCGCCGCCGTGGCCCGCGTCGAGATGAGGAACCCCAACGCCAAGCTCGTTTTCTACTACGGCGACACCGCCGTGGACATGAGCATCGGTAATGGAAACGACGAGACGCAGATGGGAGACACGACGATTAATGGGTTCCGACAAGGTCCAAAGAACTCGACTAGCGTGAAAGTTGAGACCGCAGTGAAGAACATGCTCGTGGACAGAGGGTTGGCTAAGAGGCTCGCGTCCAAGTTTCAGAGTAAAGATTTGGTGATTAACGTTGTTGCCAAGACAAAAGTTGGATTAGGTGTCGGAGGGATGAAGATCGGGATGCTCGCTGTTAATTTGAGATGCGGTGGTGTTAGTTTGAACAAGCTTGATACTGATTCGCCTAAATGCATCCTTAATACACTCAAATG GGTGAATCTAAAGTAA